The genomic DNA ATCTTTTGTCTTCACACTAAcactattttaaatataatgctGATTTTATGGTTCTATCTTGAATATAAAGACTATAATGTAGTTAAATTTTATGTGGTTTGCTTTGCAACATTGTCTATGGACTGAATCTCGAATATACATTGTTTCAGTTTTCGTATGTAAagtagaaaaatataaacataactTAATCTACTAAAGGAATTGAAATGAAAATGTGAAGCTTAACATATATCcaaaatgaaagagaaactaaactaaactaaactaaaacaaaagagtttGAACTTTGTGGAAACcgacaaaaggaaagaaacaatgTCAGAACGATTGATAAAGGGTTCACACATGTGGGTATAATATTATAAGTACaccattttgttttgtataattttgcATATGTAATAAAATGACATACGAAGatgtgatttatttttattttgaataagaCGAAGATGTTattgaatatataaataaattcatcTCTAACTTATGAACCGAAGAAATTGCTACAATTTGGCAACTTATTACACGATGTATATAGTATTCGTCCTATATACTCCCtccttttttaaatataaaatatttttaaaaaaatatgcagattaaaaatatatatattaaaaaaattcaaccaatcgTACATagaactatataatataaaatataaaattaaaaagttgcataaaaacttaaaaatattatacattataaaataaaaatactactctaaaacatcttatatgtTTGGATCACTCAGATCAGATCATTCACataatcttaaatttttaaaaagtaatgtatgaaaaaaaggaagaaaaaaacattatgattacATGTAAACTTGGGACCTGACTTAAATTACacttttatcctttttcttctcctctctctcaaaGGTCATTCCCATTTTCAACATCAGCTTTATTTCAAATCTCCCCCAACGTCTCTTtttaatatctctctctctgcttttcgAATTGTGagagtctctctctttctttctggaCAAAAGCTAAAAACTTCTCCTTTCTCCacatttttgggttttcttgtcTTTGTGCTCTTGTTTCTATTAACCCCAATTAATCTCATCAAcagattcaaaatttatttcctctgttttagtATTTATCTCAATCACTCCTTCGTATTCAATTGCAAAAGAGAAACCGAGAAAGTAGTCAGCTTGTCTACATTGTCTTGATCTCCTTCAAGGTTAGTTTCAGTCTTTAATAGACTACCGCATGTGTGTAGTGTGTATGTGATTCATGTGAACATGGAACTTAGAAACTAAGAGTCTTGAGaaatctgtttttcttctttttctattatgGGTTTGGTGAAAGATTGAAGTTTGTGATCTTCTTGAATCTTCTAAAGTGTTTTGAGTGGAAAAGCAAAAGCaatgtgttctctctctctcacagtcTCACTTGTCTGGTTTGACTCAGATGCTAGTGTAATACTCTGTTTAAGAGAGTCTCACTCGCACTTAGTGGCGCGTGTCTCACAACTCTTGTTAGAGTGAGTCTTGCGTCCGAAACAAGCTCATGTATGTTCTTTGATTTGCATCAGATCATACAACCTCTGGAGATAGCCTCGACAGCTCTGCGTAAATCAGGATGCCAAAACCAAGGTAATGcgatttatttttggaattggTTTGTGTTGTTATTAGTCTCTCTATGATCTGATAGACTGAAAATTGCAAATCCTTGTGtcttgttgtgatttgaataGTATTAGAGGTTCAGAGTTGCCTCAGAGACAATCTCCAAGGCTAAGGACATCATCACCGTCCATTTCCTCTGAGCCGAAGCATCTCAACCGTCCAATTACAGACCGGAGTCCAAAGCTCGGTCTTGACCGTAGATCTCCGAGGAGTGGTGGGCCTCACACTGATCCTCTGACTCAGAAGAAGCTTGGGAGTCGCATCTCTGGATTGGAGTCGCAGCTAGGTCAAGCCCAGGAGGAGTTGAGATTGCTCAAACAGCAGTTGGCTAGAGCTGAGGCTGCCAAGAAACGTGCTCAAGAAGAGCTTCATCATAAGAAGAAATCCAAGAAACCAAGCCCTTCTGTTCCGGAGAGAGACGAGATTCCTGGTGATGGACATCAAGAGACTGATGTTTTCGAGGTTCTTGTTGAGGAAGCAAAAGAAGGTGAGAAGGTGAAGAGTGATGAGTTGGCTTCAAAGGAAGACCAAATCAATGTACTGAAAGCTAGACTATACGActtggagaaagaaaaggtaTCACTTGGCGAGGAGAACGCAAGCTTGAAGGATCAGTTGAAGAGGACGGGTTCAGAAATGTCCACTGCAAAGGTGAAAGAGGATGAGATAGCTTCAAAGGTGAGTCAGATTAAGGAAGAGCTGGAAGAAAGCAACGAGACCACGGCAGAGCTAAAGAAGAAGCTTGAATCCATGGAAGACGCAAAAGAGAGTCTAGAAGCCGAGATGAAGAAGCTGAAAGTACAAACCGAGCAGTGGAGGAAAGCAGCAGACGCTGCAGCTGCGGTTCTATCTGGAGGGGTTGAGATGAATGGTCGGTTCTCAGAGCAGTGCGGGTCAATGGAGACGCATTTTGCAGGCAGATTTGTAGGATCACCGGGAATGGCTGATGATTTGGATGACgggttagggtttgggaagaGGAAAGGTTCAGGGATGAAGATGTTCGGTGACCTGTGGAAGAAGAAAGGGCAAAAATGAAGTGATAGAACAAACACTAGCGTGTGATTCAAGGAAGTGTGGGATGGTCTGATTGTCTACGAAATGACGAGCTCATCATTTCgaattatataaaatgatttCTAGTGATGATCATTTAGAGAATGATTGTGCTGCTTTACCAAAAAGCTAATTTATCAGAATTCTGATTCAATTGCCAAATTCTGATGGTTCGTCTGCACTTCTCTTGATCACTTGAATTAGTTTTGCTGACATTGTTTTGCAATGTTTAAAAGTTTTGCTGGGATCTCATAGAAAGGGATTCATCGATGTCGGCAATGTTTTGGAATAAGTTGAAACAATGCTCATAAAGTATACTTGTGGGTAGGCCATTGTTGAAGTAATTGCTATTGGAAGAGACCTTATGGTATAGGTTTCTCTGTTTTACACAGGAAGAACATATGACTGGTTTTGGCGTTTTCTTCTTTAACAAAACCGTCGTTTAAACTTGAAAACTACCTGGGTACCACTAACCAGCGTGGTAAGGaattattaaaagaagaaagaaaggagaagtCGTTATAGAAAACTTATAGAGACACCAACGTTAAAAAAGTATAAACTTTCAGATATCCAAGTTGGCCCAAGCGAAAATAACAATACAGTGAACTGGTGACAAGTCACTTGACTTCTTTCcttgaaaacacaaaaaaatggtttgcaAAACTCTAATTAAGTACACGACACGCTGtctaaattatcatattaatatatatgccTACCTAGATCACTAAACATATTGGTGCCCAAAAACAAATACTCGGACCACATTCAACGTGTaagaattgagatttttttgttgtaatgtcTTTATCGATATCTTTAATACTATTATAAAGTTGTTAGCCATAGAGTGTTTAAAGGTTTGATCCAACAATGTAATATCGGAATGTCAATGTATGGTTTTATTGGGTGTAAAATTAAGTTTAATGTGGGAGACTGGAGAGTATACACACGTACGGCCTTAAGCAATCATGTATTTTcagcttagtttttttttttatacatacgAACTCTAAATTTGTACTTTCAGTATAGTTACTATGTCACCAAAGAATCGCATAATTAATTATTCTATATGTAAtcgtttaaaaatattaaatacaaattctttcattaactttttttttttttaagaacc from Camelina sativa cultivar DH55 chromosome 7, Cs, whole genome shotgun sequence includes the following:
- the LOC104702630 gene encoding interactor of constitutive active ROPs 4, with the protein product MPKPSIRGSELPQRQSPRLRTSSPSISSEPKHLNRPITDRSPKLGLDRRSPRSGGPHTDPLTQKKLGSRISGLESQLGQAQEELRLLKQQLARAEAAKKRAQEELHHKKKSKKPSPSVPERDEIPGDGHQETDVFEVLVEEAKEGEKVKSDELASKEDQINVLKARLYDLEKEKVSLGEENASLKDQLKRTGSEMSTAKVKEDEIASKVSQIKEELEESNETTAELKKKLESMEDAKESLEAEMKKLKVQTEQWRKAADAAAAVLSGGVEMNGRFSEQCGSMETHFAGRFVGSPGMADDLDDGLGFGKRKGSGMKMFGDLWKKKGQK